The Candidatus Thermoplasmatota archaeon region GGACGTCGTGCTACTGGACATCCAGATGCCCAGAATGGACGGTGTGGCGACCCTGCAGAGGATCATGAAGGAAGCGCCGACGAGAGTCATCATGCTCAGCGCGATGGACAAAGTTGACACTCAGCTTCCCCTGAAGGCGTTGGAGATGGGCGCTGTCGATTTCATATCAAAACCGAGCGGCCCGGTCTCCATCGACATTGTGAACTTCGCGGACGCGATCATACAGGTTGTCAAGGGCGTCGCGGATGCGAAGGTGGAGGTGCTCAAGAAGGCCCATGCACCCCTGCCGAACAAACTCAAGTACCTTCGGAAGGACGCGCTCATGGGAACGAAGGTGATCGTCCTAGCCGCGTCCACCGGCGGGCCGAGAGCTCTCGAGGTCGTCTTTGCGGCTCTCCCACGCGAACTCCCCGCTTTCATTTTCATCGTTCAACACATACCCAAGGACTTCTCCGCATCCTTTGCGAAGAGACTCGACGCCGCAAGAGGACCTAAGGTAGCCATGGCATCTGACGGGCTCATGGCCGAGAAGGGCGTCGCGTACCTCGCCCCCGGAGGGAAGCACATCAGGATTGGCTGGAAGGGCGCGACCACGCTTATCATGAA contains the following coding sequences:
- a CDS encoding response regulator; this translates as MPEKISALIVDDSAYMRVVLKDMLESDPDISVIGTAKDGLEAIDKVKALMPDVVLLDIQMPRMDGVATLQRIMKEAPTRVIMLSAMDKVDTQLPLKALEMGAVDFISKPSGPVSIDIVNFADAIIQVVKGVADAKVEVLKKAHAPLPNKLKYLRKDALMGTKVIVLAASTGGPRALEVVFAALPRELPAFIFIVQHIPKDFSASFAKRLDAARGPKVAMASDGLMAEKGVAYLAPGGKHIRIGWKGATTLIM